The window CCGGTGGTGAACAGCAGGGTGCCCGCACCGGCCTCGCGCATGGCGGGCAGCACCGCACGCGTGGCAGCGATCGCCCCGTAGAGCTGGAACTCCATCTCCCGTTGCACGTTCGCGGGCTCGGTTGCGCTCGGGGTGGTCAGGACGGTCGAGTCGAACCCCCCGACCGGGGAGTACTCCAGGACGTCGATGGAGCCGAAGCGGGCGGCGGCGTCCTTCAGCGACTGGGTGAGCGCGTCGCGGTCGAGGACGTCCGCGGGGAAGGCCGCGGCGGTAATGCCGTCGGCGGCCAGCTCGCCTGCCAGGTTCTCGAGCTTGGCGAGGTTGCGGGCGATCAGTGCGACGTCGTAGCCGCGGGTGCCGAAGGTACGCGCAATGGCAAGACCCAGCTGGGGACCGGCACCGACGATGGCAATGGTGGGCATGAGACGACCTTCCGTTGAGGTGTAGATGGATAGGGCTATCCGTTTCGGATCCGGAAAGCCCTATCCGGTTCACGGTCGACCGTAACACGGAAACCGGATAGGGCATTCCGGTTTGCTAGCCTGGCCGACATGAACCCCCAGGACCAGCGCGCCGACGGCACTGGCAACACGGCCCGCCCGACCGCGCCACCGCCCCTGCGCAGCGACGCGGAGCGCAACCGGGAGCGGATCATCGCCGCCGCACGCACAGTCTTCGGGCGCGACGGGCTGAGCGCATCGATGGCCTCGGTCGCACGGCAGGCCGGAGTCGGGATCGCCACCCTCTTCCGCCACTTCCCCGGCAAGGAGGACCTGGTCGCCGCGGTCTTCGCGGACCGAATGGAGACGTACGCGCAGGCCACCGCCGAAGCCCTGGACGACCCAGACCCGTGGAGCGGCTTCACCGGCTACATCGAGAAGGTCTGCGCGATGCAGGCCGCCGACCGCGGCTTCGCCGACATCCTGACCATGAGCTTCCCCGGCGCCGAGGCCCTGGAGGCCCGGCGCACCGAAGCGTTCCACGGCTTCCTCGCACTCATCGGCCGCGCCAAGGACAGCGGGCAGCTACGCGAGGACTTCACCAGCCGGGACCTCGTCCTGCTGCTGATGGCCAACGCCGGCGTCCTCAGCGCCACCGGCGACGCCGCCCCGGACGCCTGGCGCCGCCTCGTGGCGTGGATGATCCAGTCGTTCAGAGCACCCGCCCGCGGCACGCTGCCGGACCCGCCCGACGACGCCGCCCTGTACGAGGCCATGCGCCGCGCCAGCCGCGGCGTCAACTCCCCCGAGGCCGGGAAGCGGCACTGAGAGATCGTCTGGTGGCCCGACTTGGCTCCGGCTCATGACGACCGACCAGCGCTCCGGCGCGCACTCGCCGCTAGGGCTCTCGGCAGCAGTCGGGCACGGCGAAATGACGCTGCATGGAACCGCCCGGGGGGCCTTCGACCCACCAGGGGTTCTGGCGCAGCGTCAACTCATGCCGCTCACGGCGCACTTCGATGACCTCGGCGGACATCTCCGGCGGGGGCACGACGTTGGCTGCCGAGACGGGCTCGGCGCGGCGGGCGAGTTGGTCGGTGAGCACGGCGCCGGCGAGGGCTAGCTAGCGAGTCGTTTGCGGCGAGCGGCAAAACGCCGCCCGCTGACCGTGGAACCTCCGGCTCCTTGATCCGACTCAGCCTGGGCCGAGGAGGTCCATCACCTCCCCGGCCGGTACGGCGTCGACTAACCCGAGCACACCTGCTTCGACGGGGCAGCGTCCGTCGCAGCAGCGGTGCGCGCGCAACTCATGCTGCACATCCATTGGCCGATCCGCGTACCGCTGGCCACCGGCGTCAAAGACTGAATCCCTCGGCCATCCCTCCGAGGAGCGACGCCAAGTCTTCCGCCATTGCGAGCAAGGTCCGGTCCGAATAGGTCGGTCCCACGAGCTGTACGCCGATCGGGAGGCCGTCC is drawn from Streptomyces sp. NBC_01717 and contains these coding sequences:
- a CDS encoding TetR/AcrR family transcriptional regulator is translated as MNPQDQRADGTGNTARPTAPPPLRSDAERNRERIIAAARTVFGRDGLSASMASVARQAGVGIATLFRHFPGKEDLVAAVFADRMETYAQATAEALDDPDPWSGFTGYIEKVCAMQAADRGFADILTMSFPGAEALEARRTEAFHGFLALIGRAKDSGQLREDFTSRDLVLLLMANAGVLSATGDAAPDAWRRLVAWMIQSFRAPARGTLPDPPDDAALYEAMRRASRGVNSPEAGKRH
- a CDS encoding SDR family NAD(P)-dependent oxidoreductase, with translation MPTIAIVGAGPQLGLAIARTFGTRGYDVALIARNLAKLENLAGELAADGITAAAFPADVLDRDALTQSLKDAAARFGSIDVLEYSPVGGFDSTVLTTPSATEPANVQREMEFQLYGAIAATRAVLPAMREAGAGTLLFTTGAGSIDPVPQVANVNAAAAALRNWVINLHKELDGTGVQAAHVGIDVSIGTPAVPGFPTAQPEEISPVYFELHTTKRDQAELVFSL